Proteins encoded within one genomic window of Plasmodium cynomolgi strain B DNA, chromosome 11, whole genome shotgun sequence:
- a CDS encoding hypothetical protein (putative) — MYVNYLHQRYNMDEWLHVSNVNSFICEKNNIILIKPVTSLEKNSGLVIKNILNYLNCEDLKNVCIILPDLYRSFGKFKYKNYTKIYEKLGPDFYNILNSNIINNVLNNNFLQLCIGVSNYPNEIKNAVATTLQECLSDGELKKIFKTFQLADEYFNKKIMNSKVITTNYIHLKEKYPAMEPQKSFRRSTASR; from the coding sequence ATGTACGTGAATTACTTGCACCAAAGGTACAACATGGACGAGTGGCTCCACGTCAGTAACGTTAACTCTTTCATTTGCGAGAAGAACAACATCATTTTAATCAAACCAGTTACTTCCTTAGAAAAGAACAGTGGacttgtaataaaaaatattttaaattatttaaattgtgaagatttaaaaaatgtgtgcataattttaCCTGACTTGTACAGGTCATTTGGCAAatttaaatacaaaaactacaccaaaatttatgaaaaattggGCCCAGATTTTTACAACATCTTGAATTCAAACATAATTAACAACGTCTTAAATAACAACTTTTTGCAGCTATGCATTGGTGTGAGTAATTATccaaatgaaataaaaaatgccgTTGCGACCACCTTGCAGGAATGCTTGAGCGATGGTgagctgaaaaaaatttttaaaacttttcaGCTAGCTGacgaatattttaataaaaaaattatgaacagcaAGGTGATAACAACCAATTATATTCACCTTAAGGAGAAGTATCCCGCCATGGAGCCTCAGAAGAGCTTCAGGAGGAGCACGGCCAGTCGC
- a CDS encoding leucine-rich repeat protein (putative) — MLLDLSNCNLRSLEDSDVILEKLIEQNADYTSVTYLDASNNSIRSLKGLSSFENLKILNISNNFLTSLDGDFIPSSTEKIIAHHNDLTDICFKGVKRLSGGSEQKEVQRDSYHGSKIKQEGKPNCGVNRMSVSSPEERGDDSPSSSYNDTYRKHVLNEKIFYTNRDLPLNRLSFLDVSFNRIKKLTTFERYLHIINKKNRERSLEGGYSDEGHIKDFITNKTEQDVMLLFFNSLDTLYLRGNKLTNLKGLSVFKNLKVLDLRSNLINHPVQLFYLLDNKNWLKQYNEKTLRRDDSSFSFSPPLSSSSSSGCYSYFLSVLQKYRNLKCLQNVFLRGNQHVLRPKHLFLSVCDVLRCANTRGRFTTDVALGGEREVGEEAEEGDAVEEVEEEAGVIGEEADAVGGEAGAVGEEADSVGEEDELSNEGELSDEAEEAHGVDEALDAEGEDDLVGDLLSAGRKRVASQTEETASEGGYSNGGDSEGGHSDGGCSEGGYSDEVYLDESLVGEDCLGMSLSDRGKEPVQRLIKTVAASLEESLAESMAESMAESMADSLEANQAGESNPPMRHQTRRERNAQEKVSESNSLAKRTKLSNGAGELEETSAYRYLRKERDGVDEDEADEDGVDEDEADEDEAGWEVHEDAAPSEEHIKKLINSINRRVSSNEPQLVTPISGRMKGDMKEPRFREKEPPMMETRERKEINGVGKTQEVRSSSAEGEIGSTYEGMVRQEGLSDSSCEEGEADESEVDGVEADGMEADGVEADGVEADGVEVDGVEADGVEADGVEADGVEADGVEADGVEADGVEADGVEAEEDGESERPAASPNGLLHVVRERSAVNVEEDETSCSFSSVANANQVKNVLKEILISSKGLERYSSHNSSSMGSDVFEGDSDEESTAGEEPTWEDTTREEPTREDITLGEPTDPVVSRVIRVDKTRGVDEPNDEKVKWLIKKRTLSHEVYMDNVGKTAAAGKDAKKDSLDGRRKSKSGGKSVLVTKGVDSRRINVKDPPREKSALKKENEKLCTNGARGASGAVKEEKKNSKEGERKETKLRDRQMQEEEKEKEKEEKKEKEKKEKEKKKELMELLKLDLCKSEKGNRRGRVDKNNDPCVYKSKDKKGGEYSASVKSESTDVTERDSHKHVLKGEEKLCMNFPYGSDLGELRSFGDLHRSTGISVYAYPIRIQGGTAVGGGPAEGSGGGSEGGTSHDKESNHEGNNYEESNYEESGRDELNKRGEEPPEVSPPSSSAEILQRLSDLQASSGKDATLSNSLALHLKEVCLTLGKEKQQRDILLGQNEKLEMEIKRLKESKKKLKTKMKKLEDCYKEKCKVVKRYQHMRQRFKLAEQDEVGIPHDDMDHQNKYIENAMEQLYNVFSDVFGENHVMTKRIESLANVYIKKEKSVEIQMVTQRKQLELLKNVEEIVKKKNEYYYELQKKNEIITSLNSNLAKITQSVADMKDGVLESEKKMKDLTTQLAKKDALLKEFERKNSQMMDEKEKLFQKERAQLLDLLNGKDENVKNVKHYKEEIKCLEDKLKNYLDRNVHRIHDKNYELMVDKLHDEQIKMHSLLTEKEKIINEKNIQIENLESQLQSWADEATNWVVVADKHTKLITNHNILKKNYEELKYKYIMDMKYVQTNKNEKVKELIRKYA; from the exons ATGCTGCTGGACCTGTCGAACTGCAACCTGAGGAGCCTGGAGGACTCCGACGTGATCCTGGAGAAGCTGATCGAGCAAAACGCAGACTACACGAGCGTGACCTACCTAGACGCATCGAACAACTCCATCCGATCACTAAAAGGACTCAGCTCTTTTGAAAAtctaaaaatattgaatatctcaaacaattttttaacgtCCCTAGATGGAGACTTTATCCCCTCCTcgacagaaaaaataatagctcACCATAACGACCTCACGGATATATGTTTTAAGGGGGTAAAGAGGTTATCGGGTGGTAGTGAACAGAAAGAGGTACAAAGGGATTCCTACCATGggagtaaaataaaacaggaGGGGAAACCTAACTGTGGTGTAAATCGTATGAGTGTCTCTAGCCCAGAAGAGAGAGGAGATGATTCACCCAGTTCTTCCTACAATGATACGTACAGAAAGCATGtactaaatgaaaaaatattttataccaATAGAGACTTACCACTTAACAGATTATCATTCCTAGATGTGAGTTTTAACAGAATCAAAAAGCTGACTACATTTGAGAGGTACCTTCATATCATTAACAAAAAGAATCGAGAGAGAAGCCTCGAAGGAGGGTACTCAGATGAGGGACACATAAAAGATTTTATCACGAATAAAACTGAGCAAGATGTcatgcttttattttttaactccttGGATACTCTTTACCTTCGAGGGAATAAGCTCACTAACTTAAAAGGATTGAGTGtcttcaaaaatttaaaagttttaGACCTCCGTTCTAACCTTATTAACCACCCGGTACAATTATTTTACCTCCTCGATAATAAGAACTGGCTGAAGCAATATAATGAGAAGACTCTGAGGAGAGATgactcttctttttcgttctccccccccctgtcctcctcctcctcgaGTGGCTGCTATTCGTATTTCCTTTCCGTTTTGCAAAAGTATCGGAACTTGAAGTGCTTACAAAATGTGTTTCTACGGGGGAACCAACACGTGCTCAGACCGAAGCATCTGTTCCTCAGCGTCTGTGATGTCCTCAGGTGCGCCAACACACGTGGGCGGTTCACCACGGATGTCGCCCTGGGGGGGGAGCGTGAAGTaggggaggaagcggaggAAGGGGATGCAGTAGAGGAGGTAGAGGAGGAAGCGGGTGTTATAGGGGAGGAAGCGGATGCAgtagggggggaagcgggtGCGGTAGGGGAGGAGGCGGATTCGGTAGGTGAAGAAGACGAACTGAGTAACGAAGGCGAACTGAGTGACGAAGCGGAGGAAGCTCACGGAGTGGACGAAGCACTGGACGCGGAGGGAGAGGACGACCTGGTGGGGGATCTCCTCAGCGCTGGCAGAAAGCGAGTGGCTAGCCAAACGGAGGAGACGGCGTCGGAGGGGGGATACTCAAATGGGGGCGATTCAGAGGGGGGCCATTCAGATGGGGGATGCTCAGAGGGGGGATACTCGGACGAGGTCTACTTAGACGAGTCCCTCGTCGGGGAGGACTGCCTGGGCATGTCTCTCAGCGATAGGGGGAAGGAACCTGTGCAGAGGTTAATAAAGACGGTGGCGGCGAGTTTGGAGGAGAGCTTGGCGGAGAGCATGGCGGAGAGCATGGCGGAGAGCATGGCGGACAGCTTGGAGGCGAACCAGGCTGGAGAGAGTAACCCCCCCATGAGGCATCAGACAAGAAGAGAGCGGAATGCCCAAGAGAAGGTCAGCGAGTCAAACAGCTTGGCGAAAAGAACGAAACTCTCGAACGGAGCAGGTGAGTTGGAGGAGACGAGTGCATATCGGTACCTAAGGAAAGAGAGGGATGGAGTAGACGAGGATGAAGCAGACGAGGATGGAGTAGACGAGGATGAAGCAGACGAGGATGAAGCAGGCTGGGAAGTACACGAGGATGCCGCCCCATCGGaggaacatataaaaaagctAATTAACAGCATAAACCGACGCGTGTCTTCGAATGAGCCCCAATTGGTAACACCCATAAGTGGAAGGATGAAAGGTGATATGAAGGAGCCACGTTTCCGTGAGAAGGAACCTCCCATGATGGAGACAAGAGAGAGGAAAGAGATTAATGGGGTGGGAAAAACCCAGGAGGTGAGGTCCTCAAGCGCAGAAGGGGAAATTGGGTCGACGTATGAAGGAATGGTCAGGCAGGAGGGGCTCAGCGATTCGTCTTGCGAGGAAGGAGAAGCCGACGAGTCGGAAGTCGATGGGGTGGAAGCAGATGGAATGGAAGCAGATGGAGTGGAAGCCGATGGGGTGGAAGCCGATGGGGTGGAAGTCGATGGAGTGGAAGCCGATGGAGTGGAAGCCGATGGAGTGGAAGCCGATGGGGTGGAAGCCGATGGAGTGGAGGCCGATGGAGTGGAAGCCGATGGAGTGGAGGCCGATGGAGTGGAGGCCGAGGAAGACGGAGAATCAGAACGACCCGCCGCTTCCCCAAATGGTCTGCTTCACGTTGTCCGCGAGCGCAGCGCAGTGAATGTCGAGGAGGATGAAACGAGttgctccttctcctccgTCGCAAATGCCAACCAGGTGAAGAACGTGTTAAAGGAAATCCTAATCAGCAGCAAGGGGTTGGAAAGGTACAGCTCCCATAATTCTTCCTCTATGGGCAGCGACGTTTTTGAGGGCGACTCGGATGAGGAGAGCACGGCTGGGGAGGAGCCCACATGGGAGGACACTACACGGGAGGAGCCAACGCGGGAGGATATTACACTGGGGGAGCCAAC AGACCCCGTGGTAAGCAGGGTAATTCGAGTGGACAAAACGAGGGGAGTAGATGAACCAAATGATGAGAAGGTAAAATggttaattaaaaagaggACGCTCAGTCATGAAGTCTATATGGATAATGTTGGAAAAACAGCAGCTGCTGGGAAAGACGCAAAAAAAGACTCCCTTGATGGAAGGAGAAAGTCAAAGAGTGGAGGGAAGTCTGTCTTGGTGACTAAGGGAGTAGATAGCAGGAGAATCAACGTGAAAGATCCACCACGAGAGAAAAGCGCCTTGAAGAAAGAGAACGAAAAGTTGTGCACAAATGGAGCGAGAGGAGCGAGTGGAGCGGtgaaagaggagaaaaaaaattccaaggAGGGAGAAAGAAAGGAGACAAAACTGCGTGACAGGCAGatgcaggaggaggagaaggagaaggagaaggaggagaagaaggagaaggagaagaaggagaaggagaagaagaaagagcTGATGGAGTTACTAAAATTAGACTTAtgtaaaagtgaaaaagggaataGACGTGGGAGAGTAGACAAGAATAACGACCCATGTGTGTACAAGTCGAAGGATAAAAAAGGCGGTGAGTACTCTGCATCTGTCAAATCAGAGTCCACAGATGTAACCGAGAGGGATTCACATAAGCATGTCCTCAAGGGGGAAGAGAAGCTGTGCATGAATTTCCCCTACGGTAGTGACTTGGGGGAACTGCGCAGCTTTGGTGATCTGCATAGGTCCACAGGGATCAGCGTCTACGCGTACCCGATTCGCATACAAGGGGGCACGGCCGTAGGAGGGGGGCCCGCAGAAGGAAGCGGAGGGGGAAGCGAAGGGGGAACAAGCCATGACAAAGAAAGCAACCACGAGGGAAACAACTACGAAGAAAGCAACTACGAAGAAAGCGGCCGTGATGAATTAAACAAACGTGGGGAAGAACCCCCCGAggtctcccccccctccagcAGCGCCGAAATCCTACAGAGACTGAGCGATCTGCAAGCGTCCAGCGGGAAGGACGCAACCCTCAGCAACAGCCTGGCCCTTCACTTGAAGGAAGTCTGTCTCACGTTGggcaaagaaaaacaacAGAGAGACATCCTTTTaggccaaaatgaaaagcttGAGATGGAAATAAAACGGTTAAaagagagtaaaaaaaaattaaagaccaaaatgaagaaactgGAAGACTGTTACAAGGAAAAGTGCAAAGTTGTTAAGAGGTACCAGCACATGAGGCAGAGGTTCAAACTGGCCGAGCAGGATGAGGTGGGCATACCCCACGATGACATGGATCATCAGAACAAATACATCGAGAACGCTATGGAGCAGCTCTAC AACGTGTTCTCCGACGTGTTTGGGGAAAACCACGTAATGACGAAGAG aatAGAAAGCCTAGccaatgtgtacataaaaaaggagaagagcGTGGAAATACAAATGGTCACCCAGAGGAAG CAATTGGAGCTCCTAAAAAACGTGGAGGAAAtcgtaaaaaagaaaaacgagtACTATTACGAGTTGCAAAAGAAGAACGAAATCATTACCAG CTTAAATAGCAATTTGGCCAAAATAACACAAAGCGTCGCGGACATGAAGGATGGCGTTCtagaaagcgaaaaaaagatgaaagaCTTGACGACGCAGCTGGCAAAGAAGGATGCCCTCCTAAAGGAAttcgaaagaaaaaacagccaaatgATG gacgaaaaggagaagctgtTTCAGAAGGAACGAGCGCAGCTGCTGGACTTACTCAATGGCAAAG ACGAAAACGTTAAAAACGTGAAGCACtacaaagaagaaataaaatgccTAGAAGACAaactgaaaaattatttggacCGCAATGTACACAGAATACACGACAAGAACTACGAACTAATGGTCGACAAGCTGCACGacgaacaaataaaaatgcattcccTGCTTaccgagaaggaaaaaattattaacgaGAAGAACATCCAAATTGAGAACTTGGAGTCCCAGTTGCAGTCCTGGGCCGACGAGGCTACCAACTGGGTCGTCGTGGCGGACAAGCACACCAAACTGATAACAAACCATAACATATTAAAG aaaAACTACGAAGAGCTCAAGTACAAATACATCATGGATATGAAATACGTCCAAACGAATAAGAACGAGAAAGTGAAGGAGCTGATACGGAAATACGCATAG
- a CDS encoding eukaryotic translation initiation factor 3 subunit 6 interacting protein (putative), with amino-acid sequence MAEYGEGENAAGMEKPVSFEEEVETFLINLHDFVYHRNAEAIKNLFDTDFYAISEIYFKNIRWPSIKLVDIFYKQKNRFHNLIHSLYEELYYRHVFIINDVTLEDRKNAWDNYKCLLNFISSICSDPCGDTNDNVLVMPNVWIHDFLSEYIYQYQSMCHYKLKILKEPEENKQGIDFLIKNSDVFESSIVLEVLHSLLLKAEFTTLSEEERSIFVHNVFHVYVLMGDYYTALKIISYIELSHKALYWKVTLCHINIFYHIAFCYMMLRRYNDSIKVLSQILIYLSKQKIHLSNQQRYQQSQIQRLTDKMYLIVIICHSLSNTRLDETVLQNIKENYSGKFYALLQTSNEQAYADLFYKVAPKFIDPLSNISFQLLANFENVQNQTYNSDPMTTQLNIFLKDVSYQKKAFHFISYSKLYHNIQLKKLSSLMNYGEQMRIAAEERDRQTNGEVNGEVNGEVNGDADGVANGLANGVADGLANHSGDAKKGELPPNEELVSADIMCVKNSGRQLVWKEGPLYKGEVVTTVFGSNFDFYIDMDILNIKTRAQQKIFIDYFVHQINMCKNLSNNLQGTAAPHAYKAKYDNFRRKNKGKGRPKL; translated from the exons ATGGCCGAGTACGGGGAGGGCGAGAACGCCGCGGGGATGGAGAAGCCCGTGAGCTTCGAAGAGGAAGTAGAGACGTTCCTGATCAACCTGCACGACTTCGTGTACCACAGAAATGCAGAGGCGATAAAAAATCTGTTCGACACGGACTTCTACGCCATTTCGGAGATCTACTTCAAGAATATCCGATGGCCATCTATCAAATTAGTAGATATTTTCTACAAGCAAAAGAATCGCTTTCACAATTTGATTCACTCTCTGTACGAAGAGCTCTATTACAGACATGTGTTCATAATAAACGATGTCACATTGgaagatagaaaaaatgcatggGATAATTACAAATGCTTATTGAATTTTATTTCGAGTATATGTTCAGATCCATGTGGAGATACAAATGACAACGTGTTAGTGATGCCAAACGTATGGATTCATGATTTCTTAtcagaatatatatatcagtACCAATCTATGTGTCACTACAAGCTAAAAATACTGAAAGAACCtgaagaaaacaaacaagGGATAGACTTTCTGATAAAAAACTCGGATGTTTTTGAGAGTAGTATTGTATTGGAAGTGTTACATAGTCTTTTATTGAAAGCAGAATTTACAACCCTTTCTGAGGAAGAAAGGAGTATCTTTGTGCACAACGTTTTTCAT GTATATGTACTTATGGGAGACTATTACACAGCGTTGaaaattatatcatatatTGAGTTAAGTCATAAGGCACTATACTGGAAAGTAACTCTATGTCACATTAATATCTTCTACCATATCGCATTCTGCTATATGATGTTAAGGAGGTATAATGACAGCATAAAGGTATTATctcaaattttaatttacctCTCTAAGCAGAAAATTCATCTGTCCAATCAGCAGAGATATCAGCAGAGTCAAATTCAAAGATTAACAGATAAAATGTATCTTATTGTCATCATTTGTCACTCTTTAAGTAACACTAGACTAGATGAAACGGTGTTACAGAacataaaggaaaattattcaGGTAAATTTTATGCTCTCCTACAGACATCAAATGAGCAGGCTTATGCAGACTTGTTTTACAAAGTGGCACCAAAATTTATTGACCCTCTTTCTAATATTAGTTTCCAACTGCTAgctaattttgaaaatgtacAGAATCAGACATACAATTCGGATCCTATGACTACTCAgctgaatatttttttaaaagatgtGTCTTATCAGAAGAaggcttttcattttatctcCTACTCGAAGTTGTATCATAATATTCAGCTGAAAAAGTTGAGCAGCCTTATGAATTATGGAGAGCAGATGCGGATTGCGGCGGAGGAGAGGGACAGACAGACGAATGGGGAGGTGAACGGGGAGGTGAACGGGGAGGTGAACGGGGATGCGGACGGAGTGGCAAACGGACTGGCGAACGGAGTGGCGGACGGACTGGCGAACCACTCGggggatgcaaaaaagggagagctCCCACCCAACGAGGAACTTGTATCGGCAGACATCATGTGTGTTAAGAACTCCGGAAGGCAGCTGGTTTGGAAAGAGGGGCCACTCTACAAAGGAGAAGTGGTCACGACTGTGTTCGGCTCCAACTTCGACTTTTACATCGATATGGATATTCTTAACATTAAGACGAGGGCTCAACAGAAGATTTTCATTGACTACTTTGTGCACCAAATTAATATGTGTAAAAACCTCAGCAATAACTTGCAGGGCACTGCTGCGCCGCATGCCTACAAGGCCAAGTACGACAACTTCAGGCGCAAGAACAAGGGCAAGGGCCGGCCCAAGCTGTGA
- a CDS encoding hypothetical protein (putative) — translation MNEVGYVSHPPPEPDFWIYFASYLRNAWVQWAIVFVPFIMFALYLKLTMPTAPTGEKECPEEEAHFPEARRDKSRKNL, via the exons ATGAACGAAGTGGGCTACGTGTCCCATCCGCCGCCCGAGCCGGACTTCTGGATTTACTTCGCCAGCTACCTGCGAAACGCCTGGGTTCAG TGGGCCATCGTCTTCGTCCCGTTCATTATGTTCGCCCTTTACCTCAAGCTGACAATGC CGACTGCGCCAACGGGTGAGAAGGAATGCCCCGAGGAGGAAGCCCATTTTCCAGAAGCCAGGAGAGACAAAAGCAGGAAGAATCTATAG
- a CDS encoding hypothetical protein (putative) produces MSKNVFDPCLHFGHVVATKTKDGETFEGELYCYDTNLKFVVIKDDNKNGTANFYIIRTEIIVEIEIRRRIKVLHDPVPQIERSLIEKIEKKALENFESIKERIGIGVTQEAQELFDFIWKTHPDCTWSNKDILVLNGEVRIKPPYGPDNCEAKNENLKDRFATVISKFRQKRNMSTCG; encoded by the exons ATGAGCAAAAACGTCTTTGACCCCTGCCTGCACTTTGGCCATGTAGTAGCAACGAAGACGAAGGATGGGGAGACATTCGAAGGAGAACTGTACTGTTACGacacaaatttgaagttTGTGGTTATTAAGGATgataacaaaaatggcactgccaatttttacattataagGACGGAAATTATTGTAGAAATAGAGATACGAAGAAGAATCAAAGTTCTGCATGACCCTGTTCCTCAAATCGAGAGGTCCCTTATTGAgaagatagaaaaaaaggccttGGAAAACTTCGAAAGTATTAAGGAACGCATCGGTATTGGTGTAACGCAGGAGGCACAGGAGCTCTTCGATTTTATATGGAAAAC GCACCCAGACTGCACCTGGAGCAACAAAGATATTTTGGTCCTCAACGGAGAAGTCCGGATCAAGCCGCCTTATGGACCCGATAACTGCGAGGCGAAGAATGAAAATCTCAAGGACAGATTCGCGACCGTG ATCTCGAAGTTTCGTCAGAAAAGGAATATGTCCACTTGTGGCTGA
- a CDS encoding hypothetical protein (putative) has translation KKQNGGAGCAYGKIVERGKLSRDGTVTKKRKNEKKQRRKGCRHEKKKKGEAYHEKEYHEKEYYEKEYHEKEYYEKEYHEKEYDEEAHNEEAYNEKAYNEEAHAEKA, from the coding sequence aaaaagcaaaatggaggagcTGGCTGCGCATATGGGAAAATTGTGGAACGGGGAAAACTCAGCCGGGATGGAACtgtgacgaaaaaaaggaagaacgaaaaaaagcaaaggagGAAGGGATGCaggcacgaaaaaaagaaaaagggggaagcgtaCCACGAAAAGGAGTACCACGAAAAGGAGTACTACGAAAAGGAGTACCACGAAAAGGAGTACTACGAAAAGGAGTACCACGAAAAGGAGTACGACGAAGAGGCGCACAACGAAGAGGCGTACAACGAAAAAGCGTACAACGAAGAGGCGCACGCCGAAAAAGCGtag